The segment TTGTCAGCTTTCAAATTTAATATACTGGATGACCCTACACACACCTCTTACAATAACGGAAAGACATCGGCACAGCTTTGATGTTTTTCCTGATGTAAACAGAAGTCAGCCCTTTGGTAGCGGCGCTACCTGTTTTTATAACTACCTTGATTTACAGATACGCAATGATACGGAACAGTCATATCAGCTGCGAGTATACCTTACCGACAAACTACTTGTAGGCGAGTGGTGTACACAAAAGCAACCCCTATCTAAGTATGAAGTTTACGAAAAAGACCACTGGATTTCACATGAATACTGGGGTGGTTACCTCAGGCACAATACTATTTACCGCAAAGTGTCTAATCTGAACGGGGATTTGCTGGATGATGAATTTATAACTGAGAACCATGCTATTATGATGTATGAGCCGT is part of the Metallumcola ferriviriculae genome and harbors:
- a CDS encoding VanW family protein, yielding MQPKKRSELRIMLGKRYYTYRRYLNWYFGSKNYAQKRETDLLPLTVFTHQTPLIRKLRNVDMQLQYNKIKNLKLAVSNINGIIIEPGEAFSYWRLIGKPTRAKGYLEGMVLFYGTFTPGVGGGLCQLSNLIYWMTLHTPLTITERHRHSFDVFPDVNRSQPFGSGATCFYNYLDLQIRNDTEQSYQLRVYLTDKLLVGEWCTQKQPLSKYEVYEKDHWISHEYWGGYLRHNTIYRKVSNLNGDLLDDEFITENHAIMMYEPFLAEGYSNAP